The Calditrichota bacterium genome includes a window with the following:
- a CDS encoding cyclic nucleotide-binding domain-containing protein, which translates to MPKELKTKSDDLHLIRLLKNVRTLRHLGDTELKEFIESSKRFKYEKGETIFSEGQIGTAVYIVLDGMFVLEKYGHVLKVLNKGELFGEIALIDERPRTGTVKAKTDGMLIVLQKSQIEEGTTLSASALMKIYRGFSELITSYLREGETLYDEMDVLLIQDGGCAPGYNPVTAYITEFLEKVGRRVFVAADGFRSIVSNMTSDYRCLIYDFAHFRKMEHIRGVEFAPPLRTARGADYRSERFPDFRGKDKQQQAAKNLIDRKVKTVVGIGGNGTFAGINALSAFLPDDIQSFFIPVTIDSDIWGTSCIGEFTGVEVGAEKIRGYMADARTHGRCYIIEMMGARGGYHALHSSLGAGAHLAVLPNSNYNLGKIAKMVNPRSETVIVVAEGYKENERKQDGYLGNAAEYFYDELIKAGLDTNQRVICEGFSRDIRGASPNNMDITLALRFARKLCDLISDGENRMMPAVRAGQEYSIPFNEINTDNSVESTLPSLANRLF; encoded by the coding sequence ATGCCAAAAGAACTTAAAACAAAATCTGACGATCTGCATCTCATTCGTCTTTTAAAAAATGTACGAACTTTGCGACACCTTGGGGATACTGAATTAAAAGAGTTTATTGAATCTTCAAAACGCTTTAAATATGAAAAAGGTGAAACCATCTTTTCAGAAGGTCAAATCGGTACTGCGGTATACATTGTTTTGGATGGAATGTTTGTACTGGAAAAATATGGTCATGTATTAAAAGTATTAAATAAAGGTGAGCTATTTGGAGAAATCGCCCTAATTGATGAACGTCCGCGTACAGGAACAGTGAAGGCCAAAACTGATGGTATGTTAATTGTTCTCCAAAAATCACAAATCGAAGAAGGCACTACTCTTTCTGCATCAGCATTAATGAAAATTTATCGTGGATTTTCCGAGCTGATCACCTCCTATCTGCGCGAAGGAGAAACACTGTATGATGAAATGGATGTGCTACTTATTCAGGATGGCGGATGTGCGCCGGGATATAATCCAGTAACTGCTTATATTACTGAGTTTCTGGAAAAAGTTGGCCGGCGGGTTTTTGTTGCTGCTGATGGTTTTCGATCGATTGTTTCAAATATGACTTCTGATTACCGTTGTTTGATTTATGACTTTGCCCACTTCCGTAAAATGGAACACATCCGAGGAGTTGAATTTGCTCCACCTTTGAGAACAGCACGTGGCGCAGATTACCGTAGTGAAAGGTTTCCGGATTTCCGGGGAAAAGACAAACAACAACAAGCGGCTAAAAATCTTATTGACCGTAAAGTAAAAACAGTTGTCGGTATCGGCGGTAATGGTACTTTTGCAGGTATAAATGCATTAAGCGCTTTTCTGCCGGATGATATTCAATCCTTTTTTATTCCTGTCACCATCGATAGTGATATTTGGGGCACTTCTTGTATCGGTGAGTTTACCGGCGTTGAAGTTGGTGCGGAAAAGATTCGCGGATATATGGCCGATGCCCGTACGCACGGACGCTGTTATATAATAGAAATGATGGGCGCAAGGGGCGGTTATCATGCGTTACATTCCAGTCTTGGAGCCGGAGCGCACCTGGCAGTTTTGCCCAACTCAAACTATAATCTTGGCAAGATTGCAAAAATGGTCAATCCTCGTTCAGAAACAGTAATTGTTGTGGCTGAAGGTTACAAAGAAAATGAACGTAAACAAGATGGATATCTTGGGAATGCAGCTGAGTATTTTTATGATGAATTAATAAAAGCCGGGCTTGATACCAATCAGCGTGTAATCTGTGAAGGATTTTCACGTGACATCCGCGGTGCTTCTCCCAATAATATGGATATTACCCTTGCCTTGCGATTTGCCCGTAAATTATGCGATTTAATTAGTGATGGTGAAAACAGAATGATGCCTGCTGTCCGTGCAGGACAAGAATACTCTATTCCTTTTAATGAAATTAATACCGATAATTCTGTAGAATCCACCCTGCCGAGCTTAGCAAACAGGTTATTCTAA
- a CDS encoding lactonase family protein, producing MIKSENGRLLFVGSYTENSDQGIEIYQVDESGRLTLKSVQKNIDNPSYITISPDKKYLYAANELMNYTDKNGGYISSYSINQETGGLTFINKIFSEGGAPCYITTSNDGQFLLVSNYMQETVASFLVNNGKIEKAVSVIKHNGQGPNTNRQDASHMHSIRLDKKNNIAFAADLGADKVYVYDFDKENGELSEKENSISLAAGAGPRHFEFSKDGKTIYILNELNSTIEIFKINKENGNRNHIQTISTLPKDYSNKNYPADIHISPSGEYLYTSNRGHNSIAIFEIRKDDTLKMLGTNAVHGDWPRNFMIDPLGKYLLVANQKSKNIVTFSIEKNGGLTKIQSTTTIASPVCLQVLNADNK from the coding sequence ATGATTAAATCTGAAAATGGCCGCTTGCTTTTTGTTGGATCTTATACTGAAAATAGTGATCAAGGTATTGAAATTTATCAGGTTGATGAATCAGGAAGGCTAACTTTAAAAAGTGTTCAAAAAAACATAGATAATCCATCTTATATCACTATTTCGCCGGATAAAAAATATTTATATGCTGCTAATGAGCTGATGAATTATACAGATAAAAATGGCGGTTATATAAGTTCTTATTCAATTAATCAGGAAACAGGTGGGCTTACCTTTATCAATAAGATATTCTCTGAGGGTGGAGCGCCATGTTACATCACAACTTCCAACGATGGTCAATTCCTTTTAGTCAGTAATTATATGCAGGAAACTGTTGCCTCTTTTTTAGTAAACAATGGTAAAATAGAAAAAGCTGTTTCCGTAATTAAACATAATGGACAAGGCCCAAACACTAATCGACAGGATGCTTCCCACATGCATTCTATCAGATTGGATAAAAAAAATAATATAGCTTTTGCTGCGGATTTAGGTGCAGATAAAGTTTACGTGTATGATTTTGACAAAGAAAATGGTGAGCTTTCAGAAAAAGAAAATTCAATATCACTTGCGGCAGGAGCCGGCCCAAGGCATTTTGAATTTAGTAAAGATGGAAAAACGATTTATATATTAAATGAATTAAATAGCACCATTGAGATTTTTAAAATAAACAAAGAAAATGGAAATAGAAATCACATCCAAACTATAAGCACTCTTCCAAAAGATTACTCGAATAAAAACTATCCTGCTGATATTCATATTTCTCCATCCGGAGAGTATCTTTACACCTCAAACCGCGGCCATAACAGCATTGCTATTTTTGAAATCAGGAAAGACGACACTCTAAAAATGCTTGGTACAAATGCTGTACATGGCGATTGGCCAAGAAACTTTATGATTGATCCATTGGGCAAATATCTTCTTGTAGCAAATCAAAAAAGCAAAAACATAGTTACCTTTTCAATAGAAAAAAACGGCGGACTTACAAAAATACAAAGCACCACAACCATAGCATCGCCTGTTTGTTTACAAGTGCTGAATGCTGACAACAAATGA